In Mesoplasma florum L1, the DNA window AATAAGTTATTTGGAATTTTAATTCTTCCTATCTTATCGATTTCAACTTCATGTGTATTGGCTATAATCTCACGAGTTATCATCCTTGTTTCTTTATTAAAAGAAGAAAGATTTAATATTTGAGAACTTCACTTTTCAAATTCTTCTTCAGTTCTCATTTCTAAACTTCCTTCGAAGCCCTTAGAAACATAAACTGTTGAGTTTAAAATCTTGTTTCTCATTTTTGAAGGGATGGTAAGTCTTTGCTTATCGTCCAGATTATGATCATATGTTCCAAAGAATAACATACCACTTTCCCCCATTTCTTCCCACTTTATAAATATATATTACTATATTTATTTAATTTTGTTAATAAAAAGAATTAAAAAAGTTAAAAAAACACAAAAAAAGATGAGGCTAACCTCATCGTTTTATTATTAAGAGAAATTAATCTTGAACAGATTTAACTTCTTTTCCTTTATAGAATCCACATTCTCTACAAACTCTGTGTGGTTTAATCATTGACCCACAGTTTTCGCATGAAACTAAATTAGAAGCTACTAAAGCTAAATGACTTCTTCTTTTATTTTTAGCAGATTTACTTGTCTTTCTAAATGGTACAGCCATCTTAAAACCCCCTTAACATTTTATTTTTTCATGAACTCATTCAATTTATCTCATCTATGATCTACTTTATTTTGTTCATTTTGATGAAATTCTTCCTCAGACATAATTGTCCAACCAAATCCAGTCTTTTTTATTATATCACTATTATTTGACAAATTAAAAGGTAAATTTATATTTATTTGTTCTATTACATAATTTTGTACATCGAATTCTTCGCCAACTATAATGTTAGCTTGATCGTTTATAGAATCAGAAAAAGAATATTCATCATTTCAATCAATTGAATCAGAGTATTCAAACTCTTCTCCAGTTCTTGAATCAATAGCATCAAGTGTGAAATTGATAATGCCATTAACTGCAACGGTTTCAATTGAACTTATTCAATCAACATCAATATCATAATCTAAATACTTAACTTTTTTCACTAAAATGTTATTAAGTTTTATTGATTCCAAATCATTTATTATTTCTGTTAATTCTGTATGTACTTGTTTTTCAAAATATTGTTTATTCATAGTACTATCTAACTTTAACTTTTAATTCTTTTAAATTATTTAATATTTTTTCAAAATCATCGTTAATCTCTTTTTCAGTTAACTGGTGATCTAAACTATTAAATGATAATTTAACAGTTAATGATGAAATATTTTCTTTATCCATTTGTTCATCTGAATATTTGTCTATTACT includes these proteins:
- the mraZ gene encoding division/cell wall cluster transcriptional repressor MraZ, which gives rise to MGESGMLFFGTYDHNLDDKQRLTIPSKMRNKILNSTVYVSKGFEGSLEMRTEEEFEKWSSQILNLSSFNKETRMITREIIANTHEVEIDKIGRIKIPNNLLKLANIEKSVYILGMGDRVEIWDQKSYDNYQNDNSDRMEEIAETIYQGLNK
- the rpmF gene encoding 50S ribosomal protein L32 — its product is MAVPFRKTSKSAKNKRRSHLALVASNLVSCENCGSMIKPHRVCRECGFYKGKEVKSVQD
- a CDS encoding YceD family protein, producing the protein MNKQYFEKQVHTELTEIINDLESIKLNNILVKKVKYLDYDIDVDWISSIETVAVNGIINFTLDAIDSRTGEEFEYSDSIDWNDEYSFSDSINDQANIIVGEEFDVQNYVIEQININLPFNLSNNSDIIKKTGFGWTIMSEEEFHQNEQNKVDHRWDKLNEFMKK